One Solibacillus isronensis DNA segment encodes these proteins:
- a CDS encoding GNAT family N-acetyltransferase, whose amino-acid sequence MVQLIGQQCSLRTFTPSDAKGLAKLLRDNKMYWSEFEPLHRDEFYTEQVQYNKILESIHLLQTNREFSFGIFYNATGQLIGHISLYSIKRLPYSSGFIGYSMDENFTGKGIVTEAVRIVMEFAFITLNLHRIEAYVAPQNSASIRVLEKSGFTREGLLRELLYINGKWVDHYMYAILQREHKGTTI is encoded by the coding sequence ATGGTTCAACTTATTGGGCAACAATGTTCGCTTCGCACATTCACCCCGTCCGATGCGAAAGGGTTGGCAAAATTACTAAGAGACAATAAAATGTATTGGTCCGAATTTGAACCATTACATCGAGATGAATTTTATACGGAACAAGTACAGTATAATAAAATTTTGGAAAGCATACATTTGCTGCAAACAAACCGTGAATTTTCTTTCGGGATTTTTTACAATGCAACAGGTCAATTAATCGGACATATTTCACTCTACTCAATTAAACGTTTACCTTATTCAAGTGGTTTTATCGGCTATTCAATGGATGAGAATTTCACAGGTAAAGGAATTGTTACAGAAGCGGTACGTATAGTAATGGAATTCGCTTTTATTACATTAAATCTTCACCGAATAGAGGCATATGTTGCACCACAAAATTCAGCTTCGATTCGTGTATTGGAAAAATCGGGTTTTACAAGAGAAGGATTATTGCGAGAGCTTTTGTATATAAACGGCAAATGGGTCGACCATTATATGTACGCCATTTTGCAGCGGGAACATAAAGGGACGACAATATAA